In one Candidatus Nomurabacteria bacterium genomic region, the following are encoded:
- a CDS encoding DNA-directed RNA polymerase subunit alpha — protein MSKVIHNPLLAAVNESTSTSAEFVIEPLHAGYGNTLGNSLRRVLLSSIRGGAIVAFRVEGATHEFTTLPGVKEDVVDIMLNLKNVHVKVHTDEPIELRLEKKGAGIVTAGDIKTSADVEIVNPEQIIATIDDPKKSVLMDIVVESGRGYRTIEDSSAKRLHSDMIALDAVFSPVLRVRYKVDNTRVGQETNLDKLLLTIDTDGTVTPREAFEEAAAILVNQYTALAGSTIVEAAPALGHNEEDESSELNTPIEELNLTARTANALVNNEIRTVHDLVTLSEQDLRELKGFGSKALEEVKDKLAELEL, from the coding sequence ATGTCAAAAGTCATCCACAATCCTTTGCTTGCCGCCGTCAACGAGTCGACCAGCACTAGTGCCGAGTTTGTCATCGAGCCTCTTCACGCTGGTTACGGCAACACACTAGGAAACAGCCTACGTCGCGTCTTGCTTTCAAGCATCCGCGGTGGCGCAATCGTAGCATTCCGCGTTGAAGGCGCAACTCACGAATTCACCACACTTCCAGGCGTAAAAGAAGATGTCGTCGACATCATGCTTAACCTGAAGAATGTACATGTCAAAGTTCACACAGACGAACCTATTGAACTTCGACTTGAAAAGAAAGGTGCCGGCATCGTTACCGCTGGCGACATCAAGACATCAGCAGATGTTGAGATCGTTAACCCAGAACAAATCATCGCTACAATTGACGACCCTAAAAAGTCTGTACTCATGGACATCGTCGTTGAATCTGGCCGTGGTTACCGCACCATCGAAGACAGTAGCGCTAAACGTCTACACAGCGACATGATCGCACTAGACGCCGTATTTAGCCCAGTTCTTCGCGTACGCTACAAGGTCGACAACACACGTGTTGGCCAAGAAACGAACCTTGATAAACTTCTCCTTACCATCGATACCGACGGTACTGTGACGCCTCGCGAGGCCTTCGAAGAAGCAGCTGCTATCCTGGTTAACCAGTACACAGCTTTGGCCGGTTCTACAATCGTAGAAGCAGCTCCTGCACTTGGTCACAACGAAGAGGATGAGTCTAGCGAGCTAAACACACCTATTGAAGAGTTAAATCTGACCGCCCGCACCGCCAATGCATTGGTCAACAATGAAATCCGTACCGTTCACGACCTAGTCACATTGAGCGAGCAGGATCTGCGCGAGCTGAAAGGCTTCGGCAGCAAGGCTCTGGAAGAAGTTAAAGATAAATTGGCGGAGTTGGAGCTTTAG
- the rpsK gene encoding 30S ribosomal protein S11 — translation MAEATTTTPAAKPASRKKQRRSVPAGQLHIQATFNNTIISFSDKKGNVIATSSAGACGFRGSKKGTAYASQVAAEKAAEVASSQYGLKNVDVFVKGVGLGRDAAIRAVSSYGILVDSITDVTGVPHGGVRPKGARRA, via the coding sequence ATGGCAGAAGCTACTACTACCACACCTGCAGCTAAGCCTGCTTCACGCAAGAAGCAGCGCCGTTCAGTTCCTGCAGGCCAACTACACATACAAGCAACATTCAATAACACGATTATCAGTTTCAGTGATAAAAAGGGTAACGTCATCGCTACTAGTAGCGCTGGTGCCTGCGGTTTCCGTGGCAGCAAAAAGGGTACGGCTTACGCCTCTCAGGTTGCAGCAGAAAAAGCAGCAGAAGTTGCTTCATCACAATACGGCTTGAAAAACGTTGATGTTTTCGTAAAAGGCGTCGGCCTTGGTCGCGATGCGGCCATCCGTGCCGTCAGTTCTTACGGCATTCTCGTAGACAGCATTACTGATGTCACTGGCGTTCCCCACGGCGGTGTCCGACCGAAGGGAGCGAGGAGAGCATAA
- the rpsD gene encoding 30S ribosomal protein S4, which translates to MARDRSPIVKQSRREGYALHPKAHKIMVKKSGIPGMHAHGRQGKPSLYQKQLREKQKVRRTYGLLEKQFAKLMNEANRSTGLSGTVLLELLERRLDNVVYRAGLATSRRASRQLVSHGHFELNGRRVDIPSIRVKAGDVITVRPKSTKSGYFSNIDDVVNNSLQVPLSWLKSDVKKLKIEITGVPKREEAEVDINEQLIVEYYSR; encoded by the coding sequence ATGGCACGAGATCGATCACCAATAGTCAAACAATCGCGCCGAGAGGGCTATGCACTGCACCCTAAGGCACACAAGATCATGGTCAAAAAATCAGGTATTCCTGGTATGCACGCCCATGGTCGTCAAGGCAAACCAAGCCTTTACCAAAAGCAACTGCGCGAAAAGCAAAAAGTGCGCCGTACTTACGGTCTACTTGAAAAGCAATTTGCCAAGCTTATGAACGAAGCAAACCGATCAACCGGCCTTTCAGGTACTGTCCTGCTTGAGTTGCTCGAGCGTCGTCTAGATAACGTTGTCTACCGCGCCGGCTTAGCCACGAGCCGCCGTGCGTCACGTCAGCTTGTTAGCCACGGTCATTTTGAGCTAAACGGCCGCCGTGTCGACATTCCGTCAATTCGCGTCAAAGCTGGAGACGTTATTACCGTCCGTCCTAAAAGCACAAAATCCGGCTATTTTAGCAATATCGACGACGTCGTCAATAACTCACTTCAGGTACCCCTGAGCTGGTTAAAGAGTGATGTCAAAAAATTAAAGATAGAAATCACTGGTGTCCCGAAACGCGAGGAAGCCGAGGTGGATATCAACGAACAACTAATCGTCGAGTACTACTCGCGCTAA
- the rpsI gene encoding 30S ribosomal protein S9 produces MPTETKKYFYGLGRRKSATARARLYSKGKGTITINSKPAAEYLEDNKTLLAELTDPLALVGKQKDYDITIMVSGGGKAGQIDAMKLAISKAITVDAADLRGTLKKAEFLRRDPREKERKKYGLRSARKREQYSKR; encoded by the coding sequence ATGCCAACTGAAACTAAAAAGTATTTCTACGGCCTAGGTCGTCGCAAGAGCGCAACTGCGCGTGCGCGTCTGTATAGCAAGGGTAAAGGTACGATCACTATCAACAGTAAGCCTGCAGCTGAGTACTTGGAAGATAACAAGACCCTTCTCGCAGAGCTTACAGACCCGCTAGCCCTCGTTGGCAAGCAAAAAGACTATGACATCACTATTATGGTGTCTGGTGGTGGTAAAGCCGGTCAAATCGACGCTATGAAGCTTGCTATCAGCAAAGCAATCACTGTCGACGCAGCTGATCTGCGCGGTACACTCAAAAAAGCCGAATTTCTACGCCGCGATCCTCGCGAAAAAGAGCGCAAGAAGTACGGTCTACGCTCAGCACGCAAGCGCGAGCAATACTCAAAGCGTTAA
- the rplQ gene encoding 50S ribosomal protein L17 — MHRHGYKGRKFGRERDQRRALIKGLATSLVEHGKIETTLPKAKELTRYIEKLITKAKKGDLANRRRVIAGLSTQAAAFKLVDEIAPQLTGRTSGHVRVERTRLRIGDGAQMATIGFVDELKEVAKPVEKAAPAKKPAAKTTKKVAEAKA, encoded by the coding sequence ATGCATCGTCATGGATATAAAGGCCGCAAATTCGGCCGCGAACGAGACCAGCGCCGCGCCCTTATAAAGGGCCTGGCAACCAGTCTGGTTGAGCACGGCAAGATCGAAACGACGTTGCCGAAAGCAAAGGAGCTAACTCGTTACATCGAGAAGCTTATTACGAAAGCTAAAAAGGGTGACTTGGCGAACCGTCGTCGTGTCATTGCTGGACTTAGCACACAGGCTGCAGCATTTAAACTAGTTGACGAAATCGCACCACAATTGACGGGTCGCACAAGCGGGCACGTCCGTGTTGAGCGTACACGTTTACGAATCGGCGATGGCGCCCAGATGGCAACCATCGGATTCGTCGATGAGCTAAAAGAAGTTGCAAAACCAGTCGAAAAGGCTGCTCCAGCTAAAAAACCCGCTGCTAAAACCACCAAGAAAGTTGCGGAGGCAAAGGCATGA
- the rplM gene encoding 50S ribosomal protein L13, producing MSTIKQTKTFSQKPADVSRRWILIDAASAPLGRVSTEISKYLIGKYKPTYTPHVDGGDYVVVINAKDAVVTGNKETGKVYYHHSGFPGGIKDATLAEVRSKFPERIIEHSVKGMLPKNKLAAERLKRLKIYAGPEHNHAAQTPEKVEVM from the coding sequence ATGAGCACAATAAAGCAAACTAAGACATTCTCGCAGAAACCAGCTGACGTATCTCGCCGCTGGATCCTGATTGATGCCGCAAGTGCACCACTAGGACGCGTTTCTACTGAAATCTCGAAATACCTGATTGGTAAATACAAACCTACCTACACACCACACGTCGATGGTGGCGACTACGTAGTCGTTATCAACGCCAAAGATGCTGTCGTCACAGGCAACAAAGAGACAGGTAAGGTCTACTATCACCACTCAGGCTTCCCTGGCGGAATCAAAGACGCTACATTGGCCGAAGTTCGAAGTAAATTCCCTGAACGAATCATCGAGCACTCAGTCAAGGGCATGCTACCAAAGAACAAGCTAGCCGCAGAACGCCTAAAGCGACTCAAGATTTATGCCGGTCCTGAGCACAACCACGCTGCTCAAACACCAGAGAAAGTGGAGGTAATGTAA
- a CDS encoding chorismate mutase — protein sequence MSEKNPETHSIENLRKEIDDCDEAILAYVKRRTEISREIGKIRAADGGPRIVPAREAQIHEYYSSLGPEGSELVDILLRLGRGPSSDA from the coding sequence ATGAGCGAAAAAAATCCAGAAACACATTCCATAGAAAATCTACGAAAAGAAATAGATGACTGCGACGAGGCGATTCTCGCATACGTCAAACGGCGAACAGAAATTAGTCGTGAAATCGGTAAAATTCGTGCCGCAGATGGCGGACCAAGGATTGTTCCTGCTCGCGAAGCACAGATACACGAATACTATTCGTCACTAGGGCCAGAAGGAAGCGAACTTGTCGACATACTTCTACGCCTAGGTAGGGGGCCGTCTTCGGACGCTTGA